AGACGCCGCTGATGATACTGCAGCCGGGGTGGTGCTTCCTCCCACCGGAGCTCCGGCTGATTCTGACTCTTCCTCAGCATCCTCAGCATCCTCATCTGCCTCAGACTCCGACTCCGCTTCCTCTGAGTCCGACTCTGCATCCGACTCCGCGTCTGATTCTGCATCAGATTCTGCCTCTTCCTCGTCTGAATCCAACTCTGTCAGCGCTGAAGGTGAGGAACAGGCCGTCTTGTGTGTGCCAGTGTGTTTCATCCACAGATTTGCTGAACTGAAagagtgttttgtgtgttttcaggcaCTCCTGCCCCTCACGTGCTGCTGAAGAGAGATGTGGCAGCGTCACTGCTGCGTCACCGGAGAGCTGGAGCTCCTGCAGCCAAACTGAGTCGTCAGCAGCTGGAGaggtgaatcacacacacacacacgctttctctctctctctcacacacacacacacacacacacacacaaacatgatttctctctctctctctcacacacacacacacgctctctctctctctctctctctctcacacacagacacacatgctttctctccctctctcaaacacgcacacacacatacacacacacacacatgctttctctctctctctcacacacacacacacgctctctctctctctctcacacacacacacacacacacatgctctctctctcacacacacacacacacacacacacacacacactcttgataGTGTCACACTGATGTGAACGACACAGATCCGTCTCCTCACATAGCTCTTTTGACACTCTTTAATGTCTGATCACGTTATTGATCATTGATAACTGACTGATGGAGAAGCGTTTGTGTTGTGTTTCTCACGCTGGTTTATGTCTCTCTGTCCTTCAGTTTGCGAGAGGTTTGTGAAGTGAATCTGGACTGTGAACACATGGCTGAAACTGCTGGGATCGTAGCAGCTTATACGGCGTATTATGGACCAATCCcatactaacacacacacacacacacacacacacacacacactgacctctgATGTCTTCATCCTCAGATAATGATACCCTCACA
This genomic window from Carassius gibelio isolate Cgi1373 ecotype wild population from Czech Republic chromosome A6, carGib1.2-hapl.c, whole genome shotgun sequence contains:
- the LOC128015309 gene encoding osteocalcin 2-like, with protein sequence MKTLSLLSVCALLSVCTSMGVYTEPDAADDTAAGVVLPPTGAPADSDSSSASSASSSASDSDSASSESDSASDSASDSASDSASSSSESNSVSAEGTPAPHVLLKRDVAASLLRHRRAGAPAAKLSRQQLESLREVCEVNLDCEHMAETAGIVAAYTAYYGPIPY